Proteins encoded together in one Triticum dicoccoides isolate Atlit2015 ecotype Zavitan chromosome 7B, WEW_v2.0, whole genome shotgun sequence window:
- the LOC119341931 gene encoding fructose-bisphosphate aldolase 5, cytosolic-like has translation MSAFVGKYADELMKTAKYIATPGKGILAADESTGTIGKRLASINVENVESNRQALREMLFTAPGALEYLSGVILFEETLYQTAADGTPFVDILKAGNVIPGIKVDKGTVDIAGTVGETTTQGLDSLGARCAKYYEAGARFAKWRAVLKIGPGAEPSELAVKQNAEGLARYALICQENGLVPIVEPEILTDGPHDIKACAAATERVLAAVYKSLNDHKVLLEGTLLKPNMVTPGSDSPKVGAEVIAEYTVAALRRTVPPAVPGVVFLSGGQSEEQATQNLDAMNKLAVLKPWTLTFSFGRALQQSTIKKWAGKKENVADAQATFLARCKGNSEATLGKYGGAAAGGDAAASESLHVAGYKY, from the exons atgtctgCCTTCGTCGGGAAATACGCAG ATGAGCTGATGAAGACGGCCAAGTACATCGCGACGCCGGGGAAGGGCATCCTGGCGGCGGACGAGTCGACGGGCACCATCGGGAAGCGGCTGGCGAGCATCAACGTGGAGAACGTGGAGTCCAACCGGCAGGCGCTGCGGGAGATGCTCTTCACGGCGCCCGGCGCGCTCGAGTACCTCTCCGGCGTCATCCTCTTCGAGGAGACGCTCTACCAGACGGCCGCCGACGGCACCCCGTTCGTGGACATCCTCAAGGCCGGCAACGTCATCCCGGGCATCAAGGTCGACAAGGGCACCGTCGACATCGCCGGGACCGTCGGCGAGACCACCACCCAGGGCCTCGACTCCCTGGGCGCGCGCTGCGCCAAGTACTACGAGGCCGGCGCGCGCTTCGCCAAGTGGCGCGCCGTGCTCAAGATCGGGCCCGGCGCCGAGCCGTCGGAGCTCGCCGTGAAGCAGAACGCCGAGGGGCTGGCGCGGTACGCGCTCATCTGCCAGGAGAACGGGCTGGTCCCCATCGTGGAGCCCGAGATCCTCACCGACGGGCCACACGACATCAAGGcctgcgccgccgccaccgagcGCGTCCTCGCCGCCGTCTACAAGTCGCTCAACGACCACAAGGTGCTCctcgagggcaccctcctcaagcccaACATGGTCACCCCCGGCTCCGACAGCCCCAAG GTTGGCGCGGAGGTGATAGCGGAGTACACGGTGGCGGCGCTGCGGCGCACGGTGCCGCCGGCGGTGCCCGGGGTGGTGTTCCTGTCGGGCGGGCAGAGCGAGGAGCAGGCGACGCAGAACCTGGACGCCATGAACAAGCTGGCGGTGCTCAAGCCGTGGACGCTCACCTTCTCCTTCGGCCGGGCGCTGCAGCAGAGCACCATCAAGAagtgggccggcaagaaggagaacgTCGCCGACGCGCAGGCCACCTTCCTCGCCCGGTGCAAGGGCAACTCCGAGGCCACGCTCGGCAAGtacggcggcgccgccgccggtgGGGACGCCGCCGCGTCCGAGAGCTTGCACGTCGCGGGGTACAAGTACTAA
- the LOC119340557 gene encoding E3 ubiquitin-protein ligase RGLG3-like — protein sequence MEQKDPKSSYNSAYRYGNSSTGSNSRYATAPPGFSPWYASSAGNNVQQPEAQATLQRKYSRIGDDYRSVAQVTEALAQAGLESSNLIVGIDFTKSNEWTGKNSYNRRCLHDIGRTPNPYEQAISIIGRTLSDFDEDNLIPCFGFGDASTHDKDVFSFYPEDRPCTGFEEALERYRQIVPALRLSGPTSFAPIIETAIGIVDSTGGQYHVLLIIADGQVTRNVDTQSGQLSPQEWDTINAIVKASHFPLSIVLVGVGDGPWDMMHKFDDNIPARSFDNFQFVNFTEIMSKSIAADRKEAEFALSALMEIPTQYKATLDLQLLGRRQGVPPRVPLPPPTRTASSRSASFGQQSGVHSRSSGFGQQTSGFQQSDSFKQGQHRATRRPDSYSSGSSQPAVTRTPDTYASESTLSCAICMDKSKDLAFGCGHQTCYDCGEKLVRCPMCQKHITTRIRLY from the exons ATGGAGCAAAAGGACCCCAAATCTTCATACAACTCTGCTTATCGTTACGGGAATTCATCAACAGGGTCTAACTCGAGATATGCAACTGCACCCCCGGGTTTCAGCCCGTGGTATGCCTCTTCTGCGGGTAACAATGTGCAGCAGCCAGAAGCACAAGCCACCCTGCAGAGGAAGTACTCCAGGATTGGCGACGACTACCGCTCTGTGGCTCAA GTGACTGAAGCTTTGGCACAAGCCGGTCTTGAATCTTCTAACCTTATTGTAGGCATTGATTTTACAAAAAGTAACGAATGGACAG GAAAAAATTCATATAATCGGCGTTGTTTGCATGATATTGGAAGAACTCCAAACCCGTATGAGCAAGCCATATCTATTATTGGAAGGACACTCTCGGATTTTGATGAAGACAATTTGATTCCCTGCTTTGGATTTGGTGATG CGTCAACTCATGACAAGGACGTATTCAGTTTTTATCCAGAGGACCGCCCTTGCACTGGATTTGAAGAGGCATTAGAAAGATACAGACAAATCGTTCCAGCTCTTCGATTATCTG GACCAACATCTTTCGCTCCAATAATCGAGACCGCAATTGGGATCGTGGACAGCACTGGTGGCCAATATCATGTTCTTCTGATAATTGCTGATGGACAG GTTACTCGAAATGTGGATACACAGTCTGGGCAGTTAAGCCCACAGGAGTGGGACACCATTAACGCTATAGTGAAAGCTAG CCACTTTCCCTTGTCTATTGTTCTCGTTGGGGTCGGTGATGGACCATGGGATATGATGCATAAGTTTGATGACAACATACCCGCTCGGTCATTCGACAATTTCCAG TTTGTGAATTTCACGGAGATTATGTCAAAGAGCATAGCAGCTGACAGAAAAGAGGCTGAGTTTGCCTTGTCAGCACTGATGGAAATCCCTACGCAGTACAAAGCAACACTTGATCTCCAACTCCTTGG TCGTCGCCAAGGAGTACCTCCAAGAGTTCCTCTGCCTCCACCAACAAGGACTGCTTCTTCACGGTCTGCTAGCTTTGGCCAACAGTCTGGTGTTCATTCACGGTCTAGTGGCTTTGGCCAACAAACAAGTGGGTTTCAGCAATCAGACAGTTTCAAACAGGGACAGCATAGAGCTACAAGGAGGCCTGACAGTTATTCATCAGGAAGTTCGCAGCCTGCGGTTACAAGGACACCCGACACTTATGCATCAGAAAGCACACTT TCATGCGCCATATGTATGGATAAATCAAAGGATCTTGCATTTGGATGTGGACATCAG ACTTGCTATGACTGCGGGGAAAAATTGGTGCGCTGCCCTATGTGCCAGAAGCACATAACCACCAGGATCAGGCTGTACTGA